AGCGTGGTTGCGATCATGGAAGGTAGCGAGCCCAAGGTTATCCCCAATGCCGAAGGCAACCGACTGACGCCCAGCGTCGTCGCGTTCACAGACAAAGAAGAAACCATCGTCGGCGAGCCTGCTCGACGACAAGCCGTTACCAACCCGAAGCGTACCGTTTACTCGGCAAAGCGTTTCATGGGCCGTCGGCACAACGAAGTTGAGTCCGAAGAAAAGATGGTGCCCTACGGCGTCACCGGTGGACCTGGCGATTACGTCAAAATCCAAGTCGGCGATTCCGAGTACACCCCTCAGGAAATCTCGGCGAAGGTTCTTCGCAAGCTGAAGGAATCCGCCGAATCGTACCTTGGTCACAAGGTCAACAAAGCGGTCATCACCGTGCCGGCTTATTTCAACGATGCTCAGCGACAAGCGACCAAGGACGCCGGCCAAATCGCTGGCCTGGAAGTCGCTCGTATCATCAACGAACCAACCGCCGCTGCACTCGCCTATGGTCTGGACAAGACCAAAGACGAAAGCATCATCGTCTTCGACCTTGGTGGTGGTACGTTCGACGTGTCGATTCTTGAAGTTGCCGACAGTGGTGACGACGATCAAGAAAGCCGTGTCTTCCAAGTGATCTCGACTTCCGGTGACACGCACCTGGGTGGCGATGACTTTGACGAAGCTTTGATTCACTACGTCGCTGATGAATTCAAGAAAGAAAACGGCATCGATCTTCGCAACGATGCGATGGCGCTGCAACGTCTTCAAGAAGCCTGTGAAAAGGCCAAGAAGGAACTCAGCACGCTTCCGGAAACCGACATCAACTTGCCGTTCATCACGATGGACGCGTCGGGACCCAAGCACTTGACGATGAAGATCACTCGATCGAAGTTCGAAGAGTTGATTGACGCGTTGGTGGATCGATGCCGTGGTCCTGTGCTACAAGCACTGAAGGACGCTGGCATGTCACCTAGCGACATTGACGAAATCGTCTTGGTCGGTGGTTCGACACGAGTGCCTAAGGTACGTCAAGCTGTGAAAGACATCTTTGGCAAGGAACCTCACCAGGGCGTGAATCCTGACGAAGTCGTCGCCATCGGTGCCGCGATCCAAGGCAGTGTCTTGGCGGGTGACCGTACCGACGTGCTGTTGCTGGACGTGACTCCACTGACACTCGGTATCGAAACCGAAGGTGGTGTGATGACGGCTTTGGTCGAACGGAACACGACTGTTCCGGCTGAAAAGAAGAATGTCTTCTCGACTGCGGCTGACAACCAAACGGCTGTGACCGTGCGGGTGTTCCAAGGTGAACGCAAGATGGCCAGCGCCAACCGTTTGCTGGCCGAGTTCAACCTGGAAGACATCCCGGCATCGCCGCGTGGTGTTCCGCAAATTGAAGTGAAGTTTGATATCGACCAAAACGGTATCCTGAGCGTCTCGGCGAAAGAGCTGAAGACGGGGAAGGAAGCGCATGTCGAGATCAAGGACAGCGGTGCCTTGTCGGACGACGATATCGAACAAATGCGGAAGGACGCCGAAGCGAATGCTGAGGAAGACAAGAAGCTGTTCGAATTAGTCGAAGCCCGCAACAAGGCCAGCCAACAGGTCTATCAACTTGAAAAACTGATGACCGAGAACGCCGACAAGTTGACCGACGACGACAAGGCACCAATGAATGCCGCGATTGAGAAAGTCAAAACCGCTTCCGAAGGCGATGATCTTGTCGCTTTGAAGGCGGCTTCGGACGAACTGGATGCGGCTTCGCAAGCCTTCAGCAAAGTCTTGTACGAAAAGACGGAAGCCGAGGGTGGTGCCGACGCCGAAGGCCAAGCCGCCGGAGCTTCCGCTGGCAGCGATGACGACGACGCCATCGACGCTGAGTTCGAAGTGAAAGAATGAGATAGCTATCAGCCTCTAGCTGGTAACTAAGGAAGATTTCGGCGAGTCTTGCAAAGCCTTTTGGCACTGCAAGTGCTCGCCTTTTTTATGGACTGATGGACTCTACGATTGTCGCCGAGTCATCGGGCTGATCGCAAAAAGCGATCAGCGAATCGCTAGCACTAAGGAGTCGCCGCCATGTCGTTTCGCATTGACAAACTCACCACTCAAGCCCAATCGGCCGTCGCCGAAGCTCAAGCTCTGGCTGCATCAGCCGGGAACGCTGAAATAAGTCCGCTGCATCTTCTTGTTGCGGCTGTTGGCCAATCCGAGGGGATTACCAAACCGCTGCTGCAAAGGTTGAAGGTCGATACCGACGCGTTGCAAGGCTTGCTAAAGAGCGAACTGGACAAACAACCGCGTTCCAGTGGCGCGGGCGGTCAGCCACGCGTCAGCGGCAAACTGCAACAAGTCTTCAACGCCGCGGATGAAGCTGCCACGTCTCTGAAGGACGAGTACATCAGCACTGAGCATCTCTTGTTGGGGATCGCTAAGACGGATAATAAAGCCAACAACCTGTTGAAGCTGTCGGGCGTTACCGCCGACGATCTTCTGAAAGCGACTAGCGAAATCCGAGGCAGTGCCCGAGTGACTGATCCGAACGCCGAATCCACTTATCAAGCTCTCGAAAAGTACGGCATCGATCTCACGCAACTTGCTCAAGCGGGCAAGCTCGATCCGGTCATTGGACGAGACAACGAGATCCGGCGTGTGATCCAGGTGCTTTCGCGACGCACCAAGAACAATCCGGTCTTGATTGGTCAGCCCGGTGTGGGGAAGACCGCTATTGCGGAAGGTTTAGCGCTGCGGATTTTTGAAGGCGACGTACCACAAAGTTTGAAGGGCAAACGTGTCGTCTCGCTGGATATGGGATCGCTGGTCGCGGGAGCCAAGTTTCGTGGCGATTTCGAGGAACGTTTGAAGGCGGTCTTGCGTGAGGTGAAGGATGCCGATGGCGGAGTGATTCTGTTTATCGACGAACTGCATCTTGTCGTGGGGGCTGGCAACGCGGAAGGTTCCGCGGATGCGGCGAACCTGCTTAAGCCGGAACTGGCACGTGGTGCACTGCGCTGCATCGGTGCCACGACGCTGGATGAATACCGACAGCACATCGAAAAGGACGCCGCGTTGGAACGCCGGTTCCAACCGGTCTTTGTTGGTGAGCCTAATCTCGAAGACACCATCGCAATCCTGCGTGGTTTGAAATCGCGTTATGAATCGCACCACGGAGTGCGAATCACCGACAGTGCGTTGGTGGCGGCTGCCAATCTATCGAGCCGATACATCGCTGATCGGTTC
The Neorhodopirellula lusitana DNA segment above includes these coding regions:
- the dnaK gene encoding molecular chaperone DnaK, with amino-acid sequence MAQGEKIIGIDLGTTNSVVAIMEGSEPKVIPNAEGNRLTPSVVAFTDKEETIVGEPARRQAVTNPKRTVYSAKRFMGRRHNEVESEEKMVPYGVTGGPGDYVKIQVGDSEYTPQEISAKVLRKLKESAESYLGHKVNKAVITVPAYFNDAQRQATKDAGQIAGLEVARIINEPTAAALAYGLDKTKDESIIVFDLGGGTFDVSILEVADSGDDDQESRVFQVISTSGDTHLGGDDFDEALIHYVADEFKKENGIDLRNDAMALQRLQEACEKAKKELSTLPETDINLPFITMDASGPKHLTMKITRSKFEELIDALVDRCRGPVLQALKDAGMSPSDIDEIVLVGGSTRVPKVRQAVKDIFGKEPHQGVNPDEVVAIGAAIQGSVLAGDRTDVLLLDVTPLTLGIETEGGVMTALVERNTTVPAEKKNVFSTAADNQTAVTVRVFQGERKMASANRLLAEFNLEDIPASPRGVPQIEVKFDIDQNGILSVSAKELKTGKEAHVEIKDSGALSDDDIEQMRKDAEANAEEDKKLFELVEARNKASQQVYQLEKLMTENADKLTDDDKAPMNAAIEKVKTASEGDDLVALKAASDELDAASQAFSKVLYEKTEAEGGADAEGQAAGASAGSDDDDAIDAEFEVKE